One Cicer arietinum cultivar CDC Frontier isolate Library 1 chromosome 8, Cicar.CDCFrontier_v2.0, whole genome shotgun sequence DNA segment encodes these proteins:
- the LOC101510336 gene encoding lachrymatory-factor synthase-like, whose protein sequence is MDPIQQSKEKWKGKAKTKLQGCKAEQIWPFLEDFFGLDKWFPSLSTCIPVEGISGKPGCIRFCAGFKTPIDEHDKQTLNWTKQKLLSIDPIQRVFSYSIVDGNVGFHSYVSTLKVVSKDEGCEIEWLYEVEPVEGWKLEYLDYFIGSGLGVMAQRMQEALKTMKDALEA, encoded by the coding sequence AGGGCAAAGccaaaacaaaattacaagGATGCAAAGCAGAGCAAATATGGCCATTTTTAGAGGATTTTTTTGGCCTAGACAAATGGTTTCCAAGTCTCTCTACATGCATTCCTGTTGAAGGAATATCAGGTAAACCAGGTTGTATTCGATTTTGTGCAGGTTTCAAGACTCCAATAGATGAACATGACAAACAAACTTTGAATTGGACTAAGCAAAAACTTCTTTCAATTGATCCAATTCAAAGGGTATTTAGCTATTCAATTGTAGATGGAAATGTTGGATTTCATTCCTATGTTTCAACTCTTAAGGTTGTGTCAAAAGATGAAGGTTGTGAGATTGAGTGGTTATATGAAGTTGAACCTGTTGAAGGTTGGAAATTAGAGTATCTTGATTATTTTATTGGTTCTGGTTTGGGTGTGATGGCTCAAAGAATGCAAGAAGCTTTGAAGACTATGAAAGATGCACTTGAAGCTTAA